One stretch of Pandoraea oxalativorans DNA includes these proteins:
- a CDS encoding MgtC/SapB family protein — protein sequence MAEIIEVTLRLTAALILGGLVGLNRNLHHKSVGLRTLAIVSFGSALFVLAVVPFPGTALPYDSSSVSRVVQGIVAGIGFLGAGCIIRPNHGASVHGFTTAAALWSTTGIGIICGLGRWHIALAAMVLLLIVLALGGRIESLAHRWLGHDDPTTGSPDEDASARHGHDGK from the coding sequence ATGGCGGAGATCATCGAGGTCACATTGCGGCTCACAGCGGCATTGATTCTTGGCGGACTGGTCGGGCTCAATCGCAATTTGCACCACAAGTCGGTCGGTTTGCGAACGCTCGCCATTGTGTCGTTCGGGTCAGCGTTATTCGTGCTCGCGGTCGTGCCGTTTCCAGGCACGGCACTGCCTTATGACAGCTCCTCCGTGAGCCGGGTCGTACAGGGCATTGTGGCGGGGATCGGGTTCCTTGGTGCCGGCTGCATCATCCGGCCGAATCACGGCGCTTCCGTGCACGGCTTCACCACGGCGGCAGCGCTGTGGAGTACCACGGGCATCGGCATCATCTGCGGGCTCGGCCGCTGGCATATCGCACTCGCCGCAATGGTGTTGTTACTTATCGTGCTGGCACTCGGCGGGCGTATCGAATCGCTCGCGCACCGTTGGCTGGGGCACGACGACCCCACGACGGGTTCGCCTGACGAGGACGCGTCGGCGCGGCATGGGCACGACGGCAAGTGA